AACACACTGCCCGTTGTCACCGCTCACGGGCAATCGGCGCAGCCACGCCTTTACACAAGGCAAGCAAATCCTGCGGTGCCAGTTCAATGTCCAGCCCACGCCTGCCACCACTGACGTAAATGCTGGCAAATTGCAGCGCGGAAGCATCCAGAACCGTCGGCAGCAGCTTTTTCTGCCCCAGCGGGCTGATGCCGCCCACAATATAGCCCGTGCTGCGCTCAGCGTCTTTTGGATCTGCCATATCCGCCGTTTTCGCATTCAACGCCTTGGCGATCTGCTTAAGGTTGAGGAACATCTCCACCGGCACAATCCCCACCGCCAGTTTTTTACGGTCGCCATCCAGCGCCACCAGCAGGGTCTTGAAAACCTGCGCCGGGTCTAACCCCAACGCTTCCGCCGCTTCCAGCCCATAGGCTTCAGCGCGCGGGTCATGCACGTATTCGTGCACCTGGAAAGGTATTTTCGCTTTTTTTGTCTGCTGGATTGCCGGTGTCATGTCTGCCCGCCCTGATTTATCACCCCCGTATGATTTCACACACACGGCAAGATCGCTATAATCGCGCCTTCTTGACTGGAGGTCATCATGGCGGACTACACATTCATTTTCGACATCAATGGCATCGCGGACTTTGAGGAGCGCGTCACCAAGGCTTCGCTGCGCAACCCGGTGCTGGTCGACTTCTGGGCGGACTGGTGTGGCCCCTGCCTGTTCCTTGACCCGGTACTGAAATCCGTGATCCCCGAATACCATGGCAAAGTACTGCTGGCCAAGGTGGATACTGACGAAGATGAAAACATGAAATTGGCAGGCCGCCATCAGGTTCGGGGCTTTCCCACCGTCTTACTGATCGAGAATGGCATGGAAGTCGCCCGTTTCAGCAGCGCCCGTACCAAACCCTTTGTGCGCGAATTCATCGACAGCAACAGCCAGTTATTATTACGAGCAAATTTTACTCGGCCTTAAATCTGGCATTCTGCAGTTCCCCATGGCATCATGATAATTAAATTTAATTAAAAATAATAATTCTTTAGCAATGGATGGTTTAAAATGAAAGTTAGCACGCTTTCTTACACAGTTGAGCATGGCTTCTCATCCGATTTGCCCGAAATTAAAGCACCACAATTGCTTATCTTGGTTTTTGGCCACCCCAGTTTTCTGGAAAAACCTCAGGCTTTTGAAACACTGAAGGCAACCTATCCACAAGCCATCGTGATGGGCTGTTCCAGTGCAGGTGAAATTATCGGTAGTTCTATTCAGGATAACAGCCTGGTCATTGCCTTGGCACAATTTGACTCCGCTTCCCTGCGGATCGAGTATTCCAACATTGACGACCCGCTGGAATCCCGCAATATTGGACGCCTGCTTGCCGACAAACTCAGCACCGATAGCCTGAAAGGGATTTTTGTCCTATCTGAAGGCTTACATGTCAACGGCAGTGAACTGGCGCAGGGTTTCAATGACGTAGTAGCAAAAAATACGATTGTAACCGGAGGCCTGGCGGGCGATGGTGTACGCTTCCAGCAGACTTGGGTACTGCGGGATGGCAAACCCGTCAGCGGCACGATCGCAGCTCTCGGGCTGTACGGCGAAATCCAGATCAACCATGGGTCTAAAGGCGGCTGGAAACCGTTTGGCCCCGCCCGCGAAGTGACCCGCGCCGAACACAATATCCTGTATGAACTGGCCGGAACACCGGCACTGACCCTGTACAAAACCTACCTGGGCGAAATGGCGGATAGCCTGCCTGCCGCTGGCCTGCGCTTCCCGTTGGCGCTCAGCCAGCCGGGGGATGGAAAAGAACTGGTACGCACCATCCTCGCGGTTGACGAAACCACCCAGTCACTCACCTTCGCAGGTGACATCCCGGTTGGTGCATACGCCCAGCTGATGCGCGCCAACCTCGAGCAACTGGTTGAAGGGGCCGAAGACGCTGCCATCATGAGCGCCACCGACACTGATCAGGAAGTGCTGTGCATTGCCATTAGTTGTGTGGGCCGCCGCATGGTCATGGGGGCAGACGCAGAAGAGGAAGTGGAGGCTGTGCTGGATAACCTGCCAGAAAACACCACCCAGATCGGTTTTTACTCTTACGGGGAAATTTCACCCTTTTCCAAAGGCAATTGTGACCTGCACAACCAGACCATGACGCTGACCACCCTGTATGAGTGAACGTACCTGACCCATCTGTCGGTTTATACCCCGCCAGGGTAGACGCGGCTTGCCCCTCACGAATAGGGACAAGATATTTCTGACAATTATCATAGGCGATGGCTTTGCTGTAGGTTATAAACCCTAACCTGTGGCAAAATCGCCGCTTGTGTTGACAAGAAATTAACAGGAAACCGCGTAGAATCCCGCTCATGGCAGAATACTTACTCATCATCGTAGGGACAGTCTGGGTCAACAATTTCGTTTTGTCCCACTTCCTTGGCCTGTGCCCCTTCATGGGTGTTTCCCGCAAGCTGGAAACAGCGATGGGCATGGGGCTGGCAACCACTTTCGTCCTTACACTGTCGGCCATTACCAGCTATCTGGTCAATAACTGGTTACTGGAACCGTTGGGGCTGGAATACTTGCGCACCATCAGCTTCATTCTCGTGATTGCCACCGTGGTCGGGTTCACGGAAATGGTCATCCGCAAAACTAGCCCTCTGCTGTACAACGTGTTGGGCATTTACCTCCCTCTGATCACCACCAACTGCGCCGTGCTGGGCGTAGCGCTGCTGAACGTGCAGCAATCCCACGGCTTTGTGGAATCCGCCCTCTACGGCATGGGCGCGGCGCTGGGCTTTACGTTAGTCCTGGTGCTGTTCGCGGGCATCCGTGAGCGTATCGCGGCAGCGGATGTACCCTCCATCTTTCAGGGCAATGCTATCGGCCTGATCACTGCCGGCCTGATGGCACTAGCGTTCATGGGCTTTTCCGGACTGGTGAAAGAATAATGTTTGCAGCAATTCTCGTCGTCGCAGGCATGGCTGCCGTATTTGGCCTGTTGCTGGGCTACGCCGCTATCCGTTACAAGGTGGAAGGTGACCCGGTCGCCGACAAGGTAGACGCCCTGTTGCCCCAAACCCAATGCGGCCAATGCGGCTTCCCTGGTTGCCGCCCCTACGCCGACGCCATTGCCAAAGGCGAAGCCGAAATCAACCGCTGCCCGCCGGGCGGTGAAGCCACTATCAAGGCGCTGGCCGAATTGCTGGGCGTGGAAGCCAAACCACTGGATGCAGAAGACGAAAATGCCAGTCTACCCATGGTCGCCGTCATCGACGAACAAACCTGCATCGGCTGCACCCTGTGCATCCAGGCTTGCCCGGTCGACGCCATCGTTGGCGCAGCCAAACACATGCACACCATTATCGAAAAGGAATGCACCGGCTGCAAACTGTGCCTGCCACCCTGCCCGGTTGACTGCATCCACATGATCCCGGTCAAGGTGGAACCTGCTTCCTGGAAATGGCCTTACCCCAACGCCAGCCCTAACGGCCAACCCGCCAATGACGACGTCACGCTGGCAAAGGTGAACCCATGATCCAGACCTTACGCAAACTGTGGCGCTTCCACGGCGGCCTGCATCTGGATTACCACAAGGGTGAATCCACCACCCGCCCAGTCCAGGCAATTCCTTTGGCAGAAGAATTGGTCATCCCCCTCCAGCAACACGCCGGTTACAAACCCACCCTGACCGTGCAGGCAGGCGATTACGTATACAAAGGGCAGGAACTTGGCACCCATACCGGTTTCATGAAAGTACCGGTACATGCCAGCACTTCGGGAACCATTACTGCCATTGAAGAACGCCCTATTCCCCATGCTTCCGGCCTCGCCGATCTGTGCATCGTCCTCAAGCCGGATGGCAAAGACGACTGGGGCAACGCCCGGATGCAGGCTTACCCCGACTACGCCCAGGTAGACGGTGAAACCCTGCGCCAGCGCATCTGTACCGCAGGCATTGTCGGCATGGGCGGTGCTGTCTTCCCCGCCGCCATCAAACTGAACGTACACGACAATGTGCCGGTCGAAGCGCTGATCATTAACGGCGCGGAATGCGAACCCTACATCACCTGTGACGACATGCTGATGCGGGAAAAAGCGGATGAAGTCATCGGCGGCATCCAAGTCATGATGCACATCATCAATACCCACCAATGCCTGATCGGGATTGAAGACAACAAGCCGCAAGCCATCACCGCCATGCAGGCAGCCATTGAGAAATCCGGCGACCCGCGCATCCAGGCCATGCCAGTCCCCACCCTGTACCCGACTGGTAGCGAAAAGCAGCTCATCAAGATACTGACCGGTAAGGAAGTCCCCAGCGGCGGCAGGCCCGCCAACATCGGGCTGGTGTGCCACAACCCAGCCACAGCCCGCGCCATCTACCGCGCCGTGGTGCGGGGCGAACCGCTGATCGACCGCTACCTGACCGTCACCGGCAACGGCGTTGCTAAACCCTGCAACCTGGATGTGCCGTTGGGTACGCCCATCCAGCACATCATCCAGCAAGCGGGCGGCTATACCAACGCCGCCAAACGGCTAGTCATGGGCGGGCCAATGATGGGTGTTTCCCTGCAAACCGACCTGATTCCAGCGGTCAAAGCCACCAACTGCATCCTGGTTGACAATGAAGCAGAGGTTGAGCCACCGCCTGCGCTGCCCTGCATCCGCTGCGGGCGTTGCGCGGAAGCCTGCCCTGCTAACCTGTTGCCGCAGCAGCTGTACTGGTATTCACGTTCACGCGAATTCGAGAAAGCGGAAGACCATCATCTGTTCGACTGCATCGAATGCGGCTGCTGCGCCTACGTTTGCCCCAGCCATATCCGGCTAGTGGATTACTACCGCTTCGCCAAATCCGAAATCCGTTCCTTGCGCGAATCCAAGGCCAGGGCGGATCTTGCCCGCCAACGCCACGAATTCCAGGCCGAACGGCAGGAACGCGCCAAACGCGAAAAGGCTGAAAAGCTGGCAAAGCACAAGCAACAGGCACAAGCTAATACCGACGATGGCAAGAAAGCCGCCATCCAGGCTGCACTGGAACGCGCCCAGGCCAAAAAAGCCCAGGCAGCCCAAGTCTCCGCCGGGGAATCAACGGAATGAAATTCATCAAACGCACTTCGCCCTACATCACCGGCAAGAACGATGTTGGCCATGTCATGCGCCAGGTCATTTACGCGCTGGTTCCCGGCACGCTGGCACTGCTCTGGTATTTTGGCTGGGGCGTACTGAGCAACCTGCTGCTGGCCATCCTGTTCGCCGAATTGCTGGAATGGGGTATGTTGAAACTGCGCCAACGCCCGGTACGCCCATTCCTGAGCGATTACAGCGCAGTGGTGACTGCTTGGTTGCTGG
The sequence above is drawn from the Thiothrix nivea DSM 5205 genome and encodes:
- the rsxC gene encoding electron transport complex subunit RsxC, giving the protein MIQTLRKLWRFHGGLHLDYHKGESTTRPVQAIPLAEELVIPLQQHAGYKPTLTVQAGDYVYKGQELGTHTGFMKVPVHASTSGTITAIEERPIPHASGLADLCIVLKPDGKDDWGNARMQAYPDYAQVDGETLRQRICTAGIVGMGGAVFPAAIKLNVHDNVPVEALIINGAECEPYITCDDMLMREKADEVIGGIQVMMHIINTHQCLIGIEDNKPQAITAMQAAIEKSGDPRIQAMPVPTLYPTGSEKQLIKILTGKEVPSGGRPANIGLVCHNPATARAIYRAVVRGEPLIDRYLTVTGNGVAKPCNLDVPLGTPIQHIIQQAGGYTNAAKRLVMGGPMMGVSLQTDLIPAVKATNCILVDNEAEVEPPPALPCIRCGRCAEACPANLLPQQLYWYSRSREFEKAEDHHLFDCIECGCCAYVCPSHIRLVDYYRFAKSEIRSLRESKARADLARQRHEFQAERQERAKREKAEKLAKHKQQAQANTDDGKKAAIQAALERAQAKKAQAAQVSAGESTE
- the ybaK gene encoding Cys-tRNA(Pro) deacylase, whose protein sequence is MTPAIQQTKKAKIPFQVHEYVHDPRAEAYGLEAAEALGLDPAQVFKTLLVALDGDRKKLAVGIVPVEMFLNLKQIAKALNAKTADMADPKDAERSTGYIVGGISPLGQKKLLPTVLDASALQFASIYVSGGRRGLDIELAPQDLLALCKGVAAPIARER
- a CDS encoding thioredoxin family protein translates to MADYTFIFDINGIADFEERVTKASLRNPVLVDFWADWCGPCLFLDPVLKSVIPEYHGKVLLAKVDTDEDENMKLAGRHQVRGFPTVLLIENGMEVARFSSARTKPFVREFIDSNSQLLLRANFTRP
- the rsxB gene encoding electron transport complex subunit RsxB; translated protein: MFAAILVVAGMAAVFGLLLGYAAIRYKVEGDPVADKVDALLPQTQCGQCGFPGCRPYADAIAKGEAEINRCPPGGEATIKALAELLGVEAKPLDAEDENASLPMVAVIDEQTCIGCTLCIQACPVDAIVGAAKHMHTIIEKECTGCKLCLPPCPVDCIHMIPVKVEPASWKWPYPNASPNGQPANDDVTLAKVNP
- the rsxA gene encoding electron transport complex subunit RsxA, which produces MAEYLLIIVGTVWVNNFVLSHFLGLCPFMGVSRKLETAMGMGLATTFVLTLSAITSYLVNNWLLEPLGLEYLRTISFILVIATVVGFTEMVIRKTSPLLYNVLGIYLPLITTNCAVLGVALLNVQQSHGFVESALYGMGAALGFTLVLVLFAGIRERIAAADVPSIFQGNAIGLITAGLMALAFMGFSGLVKE
- a CDS encoding FIST signal transduction protein codes for the protein MKVSTLSYTVEHGFSSDLPEIKAPQLLILVFGHPSFLEKPQAFETLKATYPQAIVMGCSSAGEIIGSSIQDNSLVIALAQFDSASLRIEYSNIDDPLESRNIGRLLADKLSTDSLKGIFVLSEGLHVNGSELAQGFNDVVAKNTIVTGGLAGDGVRFQQTWVLRDGKPVSGTIAALGLYGEIQINHGSKGGWKPFGPAREVTRAEHNILYELAGTPALTLYKTYLGEMADSLPAAGLRFPLALSQPGDGKELVRTILAVDETTQSLTFAGDIPVGAYAQLMRANLEQLVEGAEDAAIMSATDTDQEVLCIAISCVGRRMVMGADAEEEVEAVLDNLPENTTQIGFYSYGEISPFSKGNCDLHNQTMTLTTLYE